A genome region from Bradyrhizobium sp. WSM1417 includes the following:
- a CDS encoding TIGR04290 family methyltransferase, which yields MSRGALSREEIRQRVDALGPWFHNLDLNGVPTAPSHFLGDYPNVKWRRFSGIIPDRLEGKTVLDIGCNAGFYAMEMKRRGAERVLGLDTDDEYLAQARFAAEVNGLRIEFRKMSAYDVGQLREKFDLVIFMGVLYHLRHPLLALDLIHEHVAGDLLLFQSMQRGDSRVDPLDKNYDFWTTDQFDSPGYPKLHFIENKYADDPTNWWVPNRACAEAMLRSAGFAIAAHPEEEVYLCKRVTRPQAEGPVYPSRETGR from the coding sequence ATGAGCAGAGGCGCCCTCTCCCGCGAGGAAATCCGCCAGCGCGTCGATGCGCTCGGACCATGGTTTCACAATCTGGATCTGAACGGCGTGCCGACAGCGCCTTCACACTTTCTCGGCGACTATCCCAACGTGAAATGGCGCCGCTTCTCCGGAATCATCCCGGACCGTCTCGAAGGCAAGACCGTGCTCGATATCGGGTGCAATGCCGGCTTCTACGCCATGGAGATGAAGCGGCGCGGCGCCGAGCGCGTCCTCGGCCTGGACACCGACGACGAATATCTCGCACAAGCCCGTTTCGCGGCCGAGGTGAACGGGCTCAGGATCGAATTCCGCAAGATGTCAGCCTACGACGTCGGACAGCTGCGCGAAAAGTTCGATCTCGTGATCTTCATGGGGGTGCTCTATCACCTGCGGCACCCTCTGCTGGCACTCGACCTGATCCATGAGCACGTGGCCGGCGATCTCCTGCTGTTCCAGTCGATGCAGCGCGGCGACAGCCGCGTGGATCCCCTCGACAAGAACTACGACTTCTGGACCACCGATCAGTTCGATTCTCCGGGCTATCCAAAGCTGCACTTCATCGAGAACAAATATGCCGACGACCCCACCAATTGGTGGGTGCCGAACCGCGCCTGCGCCGAAGCCATGCTGCGCAGCGCCGGCTTTGCCATCGCAGCGCATCCGGAAGAGGAAGTCTATCTCTGCAAGCGGGTGACAAGGCCGCAGGCGGAAGGTCCGGTTTATCCGTCGCGGGAGACCGGCCGATGA
- a CDS encoding phosphopentomutase has protein sequence MRAVILVMDSVGIGAAPDAVNYGDEGADTVGHIAEMCMAGNADGPRREGPLRLPSLVALGLGQACRLATGRVPPGLDGRPEQARFGCASEISKGKDTPSGHWEIAGVPVPFDWGYFPRTKPCFPRDLMESLCEQARLPGILGNCHASGTEIIAEFGERHIRTGEPICYTSADSVFQVAAHEETFGLERLYEVCRVARRLVDPLNIGRVIARPFVGTSAGDFKRTPHRKDFSVPPPERTILDLAESAGRDIVTIGKIDDIFAHRGTGRNLRGDGNHALFDATLDGLASLAEGGMLFANFIDFDTLYGHRRDVAGYAAALEAFDARVPDLLNRLREDDFLIITADHGCDPTWSGTDHTREQVPILAWSTSTSPIGKRAGFADIGATVARHLELQAPVHGARF, from the coding sequence ATGCGTGCCGTGATCCTGGTGATGGACTCCGTCGGGATCGGCGCCGCGCCCGATGCCGTCAATTACGGCGACGAGGGTGCCGATACCGTCGGCCACATTGCTGAGATGTGCATGGCCGGCAATGCCGACGGACCACGTCGGGAGGGGCCGCTTCGGCTACCTAGTCTGGTTGCGCTCGGTCTTGGCCAGGCTTGCCGTCTCGCCACCGGGCGCGTACCGCCGGGGCTCGATGGCCGTCCTGAGCAGGCGCGATTTGGCTGCGCGAGCGAGATCTCCAAAGGCAAGGACACGCCATCCGGTCATTGGGAGATCGCCGGCGTGCCGGTGCCGTTCGACTGGGGCTATTTTCCAAGAACCAAGCCGTGCTTCCCGCGCGATTTGATGGAGAGCCTGTGCGAACAGGCTCGATTGCCCGGCATCCTCGGGAACTGTCACGCCTCCGGCACCGAGATCATCGCCGAATTCGGCGAGCGTCACATCAGAACGGGCGAACCGATCTGCTATACGTCGGCCGACAGCGTGTTTCAGGTCGCAGCGCACGAGGAGACGTTCGGGCTCGAACGCCTCTATGAGGTCTGCCGCGTTGCCCGCCGACTGGTCGATCCCCTCAACATCGGCCGCGTCATCGCACGGCCGTTCGTCGGCACGTCGGCCGGTGATTTCAAGCGTACACCGCATAGGAAGGACTTTTCCGTTCCGCCGCCGGAACGGACGATCCTCGATCTTGCCGAAAGCGCAGGCCGTGACATCGTTACGATCGGCAAGATCGACGACATCTTCGCCCATCGCGGGACTGGGAGGAACCTGCGCGGCGATGGCAACCATGCGCTGTTCGATGCCACGCTCGATGGGCTGGCCTCTCTCGCCGAGGGCGGGATGTTGTTCGCCAACTTCATCGATTTCGACACGCTGTACGGCCATCGCCGAGATGTGGCGGGCTATGCAGCGGCGCTCGAAGCCTTCGATGCCCGCGTTCCGGATCTGCTGAACCGCCTGCGTGAGGATGATTTCCTGATCATCACGGCCGATCACGGTTGCGACCCGACCTGGAGCGGCACCGATCACACGCGGGAGCAGGTGCCGATTTTGGCGTGGAGCACGTCAACTTCTCCGATTGGCAAGCGCGCCGGATTTGCGGACATCGGCGCGACGGTCGCCAGGCATCTCGAACTGCAGGCGCCGGTTCATGGCGCGCGTTTCTAG
- a CDS encoding glycosyltransferase family 4 protein produces MSRSSQLRILMTTDTVGGVWTYSSSLASSLAAKGADVTLVTMGPRARAGHLAMLRGSRVRLIETDLALEWQDPEGQDLSQARRVLAKLEAGIRPDLVHLNSFREANFAWRAPVVVVAHSCVNSWGLACRDTSWLGEPKWRGYTERVTAALDTAQAWVCPSQSFHDDIAEIYQPRSRGVVIWNGIGPQDPAGRKQDMIFAAGRLWDRAKNIEVLAAAASGLDWPVQVAGPADECPSASVTWLGQLSHEAMRAHLQHAAIFASPALYEPFGLSVLEAAAAGCALILSDIPTFKELWSGAALFVDPTDSKALHRALADLCTDDRERVRLQRAAFEHSLTYSLTRTTSAYLSLYRELLAVHHAPAPMEVRA; encoded by the coding sequence ATGAGCCGCAGTTCGCAGCTCAGGATCCTGATGACGACCGATACCGTCGGAGGTGTCTGGACCTACTCGTCATCTCTAGCTTCGTCCCTTGCTGCGAAGGGCGCCGACGTCACCCTGGTGACGATGGGTCCGCGCGCGCGCGCCGGCCACCTTGCGATGCTCCGTGGCTCGCGGGTCCGCCTGATCGAAACGGACCTTGCACTCGAGTGGCAGGATCCGGAAGGACAAGATCTGTCCCAGGCCAGGCGCGTCCTTGCGAAGCTCGAAGCCGGAATCAGGCCTGACCTCGTTCACCTCAATAGTTTTCGCGAGGCGAACTTCGCCTGGCGCGCTCCAGTGGTGGTCGTCGCGCACTCCTGCGTCAACTCCTGGGGGCTCGCCTGCCGCGATACGAGCTGGCTCGGCGAACCGAAATGGCGCGGCTACACCGAACGGGTGACAGCCGCACTCGACACGGCACAGGCCTGGGTTTGTCCCAGCCAGTCCTTCCACGATGACATTGCGGAAATCTATCAGCCTCGCTCACGCGGCGTCGTGATCTGGAATGGAATTGGCCCTCAGGATCCCGCGGGACGGAAGCAAGACATGATCTTTGCGGCGGGCCGGCTTTGGGACCGCGCCAAGAACATCGAGGTCCTGGCGGCTGCAGCGTCTGGGCTGGACTGGCCCGTTCAGGTCGCCGGGCCGGCGGATGAGTGCCCTTCGGCTTCCGTCACCTGGCTCGGGCAGTTGTCTCACGAAGCCATGCGCGCGCACTTGCAGCACGCCGCCATCTTCGCCAGCCCCGCGCTCTATGAGCCGTTCGGCCTCTCCGTCCTGGAAGCCGCGGCGGCGGGATGTGCTCTCATCCTGTCCGACATTCCCACTTTCAAGGAATTATGGAGCGGGGCCGCGCTGTTCGTCGATCCCACCGACAGCAAGGCGCTGCATCGAGCACTCGCAGATCTGTGCACCGACGATCGCGAGCGGGTGCGGCTGCAACGTGCCGCCTTTGAGCATTCCCTGACCTACTCGTTGACCCGGACCACGAGCGCCTATCTCAGCCTCTACCGGGAGCTGCTTGCCGTCCATCACGCGCCCGCCCCCATGGAGGTCCGCGCATGA
- a CDS encoding TIGR04295 family B12-binding domain-containing radical SAM protein: MTRVALINPNWDFGGSIYFGCRSPHLPLELGISEHYLKAAGHKTLLLDAHMFDLSLAEIEAELRAFGPDQIVITTAPTYLFWRCAPPELRVPQELAMAVRDLAPILVAVGPHGSTVPKAAIRKLGTDIVVMGECEASLLRLANGERDFPGLCFADGASLRVNGGPQAVAFKDQPPLDWPEEMIRRHHHHHHRFEAEPQAPGAEVESSRGCPYNCTFCAKENFRNAYRKRPASIVLEEIDGLRHQGIEYVYFIDEIFLPNAELLEGMTTRGLKFGVQTRIDLWKPDMLALLGRAGCVSIEAGIESLTVEGRAALAKNCKMTTDQLAERLVEARRHVPFVQANLIEVPEDDDPVVQRWRRTMQDAGIWANDPVPLYPYPGSPDYRKLWGEPDDFAWERAHRHYLAMFDQFSDVQNDRPVPLETLELQVAS; the protein is encoded by the coding sequence ATGACGCGTGTTGCCCTCATCAACCCCAATTGGGATTTTGGCGGCAGCATCTATTTTGGCTGCCGATCCCCTCACCTTCCGCTCGAACTCGGGATCTCCGAGCATTACCTGAAGGCGGCCGGGCACAAGACACTGCTGCTCGACGCCCACATGTTCGATCTTTCCCTCGCCGAGATCGAAGCCGAGCTGCGCGCGTTCGGCCCCGACCAGATCGTCATCACGACGGCGCCGACCTATCTGTTCTGGCGCTGTGCTCCTCCCGAGCTCCGCGTTCCGCAGGAGCTCGCGATGGCGGTGCGCGACTTGGCTCCGATCCTCGTCGCGGTGGGCCCCCACGGCTCGACCGTGCCAAAAGCGGCGATTCGAAAGCTCGGCACCGACATCGTCGTGATGGGCGAGTGCGAGGCGTCCTTACTGCGTCTTGCCAATGGCGAGCGGGACTTTCCGGGTCTGTGCTTTGCCGACGGCGCATCGCTCCGTGTCAATGGCGGCCCGCAGGCCGTCGCGTTCAAGGATCAGCCGCCGCTGGACTGGCCGGAGGAGATGATCCGGCGGCATCACCATCACCACCACCGCTTCGAAGCCGAGCCGCAGGCGCCAGGCGCCGAGGTCGAATCATCCAGGGGATGTCCGTACAACTGCACCTTCTGCGCCAAGGAGAACTTCCGCAACGCCTACCGCAAGCGGCCTGCCTCCATCGTTCTCGAAGAGATCGACGGCCTGCGTCATCAGGGCATCGAATATGTCTATTTCATCGACGAGATTTTCCTTCCCAACGCGGAACTGCTGGAAGGGATGACCACACGCGGGCTGAAGTTCGGAGTGCAGACCCGCATCGACCTCTGGAAGCCGGACATGCTGGCTCTGCTCGGCCGCGCCGGCTGCGTCTCGATTGAAGCCGGCATCGAGAGCCTCACGGTCGAGGGCCGCGCCGCGCTCGCCAAGAACTGCAAGATGACGACCGACCAGCTTGCCGAACGGCTGGTCGAAGCGCGCCGTCACGTTCCTTTCGTGCAGGCCAATTTGATCGAAGTCCCCGAGGACGATGACCCCGTCGTGCAGCGCTGGCGCCGCACCATGCAGGATGCCGGCATCTGGGCCAACGATCCGGTCCCGCTGTATCCCTATCCGGGCTCGCCGGATTATCGAAAGCTGTGGGGCGAGCCCGACGACTTCGCGTGGGAACGCGCGCACCGGCACTATCTCGCGATGTTCGACCAGTTCAGCGACGTGCAGAACGATCGCCCGGTCCCGCTAGAGACTCTCGAACTGCAGGTGGCATCATGA
- a CDS encoding beta-xylosidase, protein MIEAAKIWNEPNNKSHWDILIDPDWTMFASLALAAGKAIRSAHPTLPRVLGGMSPIDPSFLRNMQARGVLDHVDAVAVHGFPLDWNLWQIAEWPAKIDEIKAVTSLPVWVTEVGVSSFGAEEVQAWGLTRTAELLIGRAPRIHWYSLYDLPSSWEATTRHKEAEGSSYYRHFHMGLLREDGTPKASADLFAQYAPAMGLCQWFHFEDHRLDDAVRWMRRLGVQHLRTGLSWADSLRPNALAWFDRQMDALAEFQVTVTFCFTPEHRGIEPHHTSPPLDVNEFADFCAQMVERYCAKTGLAPSAASSRPAISEPTCVP, encoded by the coding sequence ATGATCGAAGCCGCCAAGATCTGGAACGAGCCCAATAACAAGTCACACTGGGACATCCTGATCGATCCGGACTGGACCATGTTCGCGAGCCTGGCGCTCGCTGCCGGAAAGGCGATCCGCAGCGCGCATCCCACACTCCCGCGCGTGCTCGGCGGCATGTCGCCAATCGATCCGTCCTTCCTGCGCAACATGCAGGCGCGCGGCGTGCTCGATCATGTCGATGCCGTCGCCGTGCACGGCTTTCCGCTCGACTGGAACTTGTGGCAGATCGCGGAATGGCCGGCCAAGATCGACGAGATCAAGGCGGTCACCTCGCTGCCGGTCTGGGTCACTGAGGTGGGAGTCTCGTCCTTCGGTGCCGAGGAGGTGCAGGCCTGGGGACTGACGCGGACCGCCGAGCTCTTGATTGGCCGGGCGCCGCGAATTCACTGGTACAGCCTCTACGATCTTCCTTCGAGCTGGGAGGCGACCACGCGGCACAAGGAGGCTGAAGGCTCTTCCTACTACCGGCATTTTCACATGGGCCTGCTACGCGAGGACGGAACGCCGAAAGCCTCGGCGGACCTGTTCGCCCAGTATGCACCTGCGATGGGGCTGTGCCAGTGGTTTCACTTCGAGGACCACCGCCTCGACGACGCCGTGCGCTGGATGCGCCGGCTCGGCGTGCAGCATCTCAGGACCGGCCTGTCCTGGGCCGACAGCCTCCGTCCCAATGCGCTCGCCTGGTTCGATCGGCAGATGGACGCGCTGGCCGAGTTTCAGGTCACCGTGACCTTCTGCTTCACCCCGGAACATCGGGGTATCGAGCCTCATCACACCAGCCCGCCGCTCGACGTCAACGAGTTCGCGGACTTCTGCGCCCAGATGGTCGAACGCTATTGCGCGAAAACCGGGCTCGCGCCGTCCGCAGCGTCTTCGCGCCCGGCCATCTCGGAGCCGACATGCGTGCCGTGA
- a CDS encoding NAD-dependent epimerase/dehydratase family protein, which yields MTRVLITGGAGFIGSHAADALLAAGYEVRLLDNLSPQVHGGNRQRPAYLAKDAELVVGDVTDALAVDHALRGTDMVLHLASAVGVGQSMYDIEPYVRTNELGTAVLLQTLSKRPVARLVVASSMSIYGEGLYRSADQSVVACEERAVEQLRRGDWELRDAAGNPLDPVPTPETKQPSLSSIYALNKYAQERMCLITGKAYGIPTVALRFFNAFGPRQALSNPYTGVLAIFAARLLNGRPPLVFEDGRQRRDFVHVHDVARACRMALEAEHAQDVFNVGSGQSRTILSVAEDLAEVMGRRDIAPELTRKYRAGDIRHCFADMGKSRDVLGFEPRVAFRDGLEELAEYLADQIADDQAERATRELQQRGLVA from the coding sequence ATGACGCGAGTATTGATCACTGGAGGGGCGGGATTCATCGGATCGCATGCAGCCGACGCGCTGCTGGCGGCCGGCTATGAAGTCCGCCTGCTCGACAATCTCTCGCCGCAGGTCCACGGAGGCAACCGCCAGCGCCCCGCCTATCTTGCCAAAGACGCGGAGCTCGTCGTCGGTGACGTCACCGACGCTCTCGCGGTCGATCATGCGTTGCGCGGCACCGACATGGTCCTGCATCTCGCATCAGCAGTCGGCGTCGGCCAGAGCATGTACGACATCGAACCCTATGTCAGGACCAACGAGCTCGGCACCGCCGTGCTGCTGCAGACACTGTCCAAGCGCCCGGTCGCGCGGCTCGTGGTGGCCTCGTCCATGAGCATTTACGGCGAGGGTCTCTACCGGAGCGCCGATCAGAGCGTGGTCGCCTGCGAGGAGCGGGCAGTCGAGCAGCTTCGCCGCGGCGATTGGGAGCTGCGCGATGCAGCCGGCAACCCGCTCGATCCCGTCCCGACGCCGGAGACAAAGCAGCCTTCGCTGAGCTCGATCTATGCGCTCAACAAATATGCGCAGGAGCGCATGTGCCTGATCACGGGCAAGGCTTATGGCATTCCGACGGTGGCGCTACGCTTCTTCAACGCGTTCGGGCCACGTCAGGCCCTGTCCAATCCGTATACCGGCGTGCTGGCCATCTTTGCCGCCCGGCTGCTCAACGGCCGCCCTCCCCTCGTCTTCGAGGACGGCCGGCAGCGCCGCGACTTCGTCCATGTGCATGACGTCGCCCGCGCCTGCCGGATGGCACTGGAGGCGGAGCACGCGCAGGACGTCTTCAACGTCGGTTCCGGCCAGAGTCGCACCATTCTATCGGTCGCGGAGGATCTGGCCGAAGTCATGGGGCGCCGCGACATTGCGCCCGAGCTGACGCGGAAGTATCGCGCCGGGGATATCCGGCACTGCTTCGCCGACATGGGAAAATCCCGCGACGTGCTCGGCTTCGAGCCTCGCGTCGCATTCAGGGATGGGCTCGAAGAGCTGGCGGAATATCTCGCCGACCAGATCGCTGACGATCAGGCGGAGCGAGCCACCAGGGAGCTGCAGCAACGAGGATTGGTCGCGTGA
- a CDS encoding GDP-mannose 4,6-dehydratase codes for MSERDNRPVLITGGCGFIGCNLADRLAERGEPVLILDNLARAGVRENAQWLKSRHGDRVTITVADIREPIPVIDAVREARAVLHLAAQVAVTDSVSDPAADFEINARGTLNVLEAVRLHNNAAPIVFASTNKVYGRLIDDGDIALTGRRYTPTSGLLAAGISENAPLDFYSPYGCSKGTADQYVHDYARVYGLQTVVMRMSCIYGPRQFGTEDQGWIAHFLLSAIRSKELTIYGDGHQVRDALHVSDAASAWLAVLDGIALARGRVFNLGGGPANAISLLELIDRITDLTGRKVAYRFADWRPGDQPWYVTDTRALSSALGWAPQVSFADGLRSLHTWLDGRFGSSQDNREALA; via the coding sequence ATGAGTGAACGAGACAACAGACCCGTCCTGATCACCGGCGGCTGCGGGTTTATCGGCTGCAACCTCGCCGACCGCCTGGCGGAGCGCGGCGAGCCGGTGCTGATCCTGGATAACCTCGCCCGCGCCGGCGTGCGGGAGAATGCGCAGTGGCTGAAGTCCCGGCATGGCGACCGGGTCACAATCACCGTGGCCGACATTCGCGAGCCGATCCCGGTGATCGACGCGGTACGCGAAGCCCGCGCCGTGCTGCATTTGGCCGCCCAGGTCGCCGTCACCGACAGCGTGAGCGATCCGGCCGCCGATTTCGAGATCAACGCGCGGGGCACACTGAACGTGCTCGAAGCTGTGCGCCTCCACAACAACGCCGCGCCGATCGTGTTCGCCTCGACCAACAAGGTCTACGGACGCCTGATCGATGATGGCGACATCGCGCTCACCGGCCGCCGCTACACGCCGACAAGCGGCCTGCTCGCCGCCGGCATCTCGGAAAATGCGCCGCTCGACTTCTACAGCCCCTATGGATGCTCCAAGGGAACGGCGGACCAATACGTTCACGACTACGCGCGGGTCTACGGCCTGCAGACCGTGGTGATGCGCATGAGCTGTATCTATGGCCCCCGTCAATTCGGCACGGAGGATCAGGGCTGGATCGCGCATTTCCTGCTGAGCGCCATCCGCAGCAAGGAGCTGACGATCTATGGCGATGGCCATCAGGTCCGCGATGCGCTTCACGTCTCCGACGCGGCCTCGGCCTGGCTCGCCGTGCTCGACGGAATCGCACTCGCCCGTGGACGCGTCTTCAACCTTGGTGGCGGTCCGGCCAACGCGATCAGTCTGCTGGAATTGATCGACCGCATCACCGATCTGACCGGCCGCAAGGTGGCCTATCGCTTTGCCGATTGGAGGCCCGGTGATCAGCCCTGGTACGTGACCGACACGCGCGCCCTCTCCAGCGCGCTCGGCTGGGCGCCTCAGGTTTCGTTCGCAGACGGCCTCCGATCCCTTCACACCTGGCTGGACGGCCGCTTCGGATCGTCACAGGACAACCGCGAGGCGCTGGCATGA